Proteins from one Pyrobaculum neutrophilum V24Sta genomic window:
- a CDS encoding dihydroorotate dehydrogenase → MALLTFFGRLVHYVHPEISHRLGSLLFSLPLPPCRCRDSWEVGGVKTCGPVGVAAGLDKTGAYSRFLSFFCPGFIVVGSTLPRRRLGNKPPRVARVRPYSLVNAMGLNSPGIASVVSRLAGLNYPIFISLAGFSVEDFLVQLAYLRRYYKPAAVEVNISSPTYKGFWRNVPQLADVDLPVFVKVGPSTDVASVVRNVRRLGWGLVVTNTFPVEDGRISVGRGGLSGLLLYRHGYRLLERLREAAGGDVPIIYSGGVFTCRQLGEVLRLADAAEVLTSVLYFTPYILKALNRCVDR, encoded by the coding sequence ATGGCGTTGTTGACGTTTTTCGGGAGGCTGGTGCACTACGTCCACCCGGAGATTAGCCACAGGCTCGGCTCGCTTCTGTTTTCTCTGCCTCTCCCGCCCTGCCGCTGTAGAGACAGTTGGGAGGTGGGCGGGGTGAAGACGTGCGGCCCGGTGGGGGTGGCGGCTGGGTTAGACAAGACGGGGGCCTACTCCAGGTTCCTCTCCTTCTTCTGCCCTGGCTTTATAGTGGTTGGGTCTACTCTGCCGCGCCGGCGTCTTGGAAATAAGCCGCCGAGGGTGGCAAGGGTACGGCCGTACTCCCTCGTCAACGCGATGGGCCTCAACAGCCCCGGCATAGCCTCTGTGGTATCTAGGCTGGCGGGGCTTAACTACCCCATATTTATCAGTTTGGCGGGCTTCAGCGTGGAGGACTTCCTAGTTCAGCTGGCCTACCTGCGGAGGTATTACAAGCCGGCTGCCGTCGAGGTCAACATATCAAGCCCCACGTACAAGGGATTTTGGCGTAATGTGCCGCAACTCGCCGATGTGGATCTGCCCGTTTTCGTCAAGGTAGGTCCTTCAACCGACGTAGCATCCGTCGTCAGAAACGTGAGGAGGCTCGGATGGGGGCTTGTGGTGACCAACACCTTCCCTGTGGAGGATGGGCGCATCAGCGTCGGCAGGGGGGGACTCAGCGGGCTTCTGCTCTACCGACACGGCTATAGGCTCCTGGAGCGGCTTAGAGAGGCCGCGGGCGGAGATGTCCCGATTATATACAGCGGCGGCGTCTTCACCTGCCGCCAGCTTGGGGAGGTTCTGAGGTTGGCCGACGCGGCGGAGGTGTTGACCTCAGTCCTCTACTTCACGCCGTATATCTTAAAGGCACTCAACCGGTGTGTAGACAGGTGA
- the pyrI gene encoding aspartate carbamoyltransferase regulatory subunit, translating to MSKELMVSKIERGTVIDHIPAGRALAVLRVLGITGREGVRVALVMNVESKKLGRKDIVKIEGRELTPEEVNIISAVAPTATINIVRDYTVVRKFKVSPPEVVKGRFRCKNPTCITNAPREPVEPTFLLVRREPPLFVCTYCGRYHELGDLL from the coding sequence ATGTCTAAGGAGCTTATGGTTAGCAAGATCGAGCGCGGAACCGTTATCGACCACATCCCAGCTGGTAGAGCCTTGGCGGTTTTGCGGGTTTTGGGGATCACCGGTAGGGAGGGCGTGCGTGTCGCACTCGTCATGAACGTGGAGTCTAAGAAGCTCGGTAGGAAGGACATCGTGAAGATAGAGGGGCGGGAGCTGACCCCCGAGGAGGTGAACATCATATCCGCCGTCGCCCCCACCGCGACGATAAACATCGTCAGGGACTACACGGTAGTTAGAAAATTCAAGGTATCGCCGCCGGAGGTGGTCAAGGGGAGGTTTAGGTGTAAGAACCCGACGTGTATTACAAACGCGCCGCGGGAGCCGGTGGAGCCGACCTTCCTGCTGGTGAGGAGGGAGCCGCCTCTCTTCGTCTGTACCTACTGCGGCCGGTACCACGAGCTGGGGGATCTGCTATGA
- a CDS encoding ABC transporter substrate-binding protein: MASKALYIGAAVLAIIIIAAIALLGGGGKQAPTTTPTTGTPIGAAGGAAPTTGTASPTTQTPTTTTQTTTTQPSTPTKKVVYIGAALPLTGGLQSYGVGVKNAVELAVEDANRMCPSYRFELLVEDTGTNPQQALQKVQALYAKGARFIVGPMASGEVSAVKPFADQNKIIIFSPSSTSPLLAIPNDWIYRIVPTDFAQAAAIADLLKQLGVKKAVILYRNDAWGVGLKDAITKEAEKLGIQIASAQGYDPDPKAFATAIPEVVRKLSAALGQPSNDSAVIFLVFEDDGVVAIQSAAQDPVLGKIKWIGTDGIAYSDALIKQVGREMADHKMLGTIAAPDPNDPKYLEFKKEYRAKYGKDPVAYDAYGYDAAMMLMQIICKTGTDDPEKVRAALEQWGRDGTYQGATGKVYLDQAGDRAYPNYVIWGVAVVNGTAKYVDAAYYYGTERKITIFDQGKSLFR; this comes from the coding sequence ATGGCTTCAAAAGCCCTATATATAGGGGCCGCGGTGCTAGCGATAATAATAATCGCGGCCATTGCACTCCTCGGTGGCGGCGGAAAACAAGCGCCAACTACAACGCCAACAACCGGTACACCTATAGGAGCCGCCGGAGGAGCGGCGCCAACGACCGGCACCGCATCCCCTACCACCCAGACGCCAACAACGACGACACAGACAACAACTACACAACCATCAACGCCAACAAAGAAAGTGGTCTACATCGGCGCCGCGTTGCCTTTGACTGGTGGTCTGCAGTCGTACGGCGTTGGTGTTAAGAATGCTGTGGAGCTGGCTGTGGAGGATGCCAATAGGATGTGTCCCAGCTATAGGTTTGAGCTTCTTGTGGAGGATACTGGGACTAATCCGCAGCAGGCTCTTCAGAAGGTGCAGGCTCTATACGCCAAGGGCGCTAGGTTTATCGTCGGCCCCATGGCCAGTGGAGAGGTCAGCGCTGTTAAGCCCTTCGCAGACCAGAACAAGATCATAATCTTCAGCCCCTCCTCCACCTCGCCCCTCCTGGCGATACCCAACGACTGGATCTACAGGATAGTGCCTACGGACTTCGCCCAGGCGGCGGCGATAGCCGACCTCCTAAAGCAACTGGGCGTTAAGAAGGCCGTCATCCTCTATAGAAACGACGCCTGGGGCGTCGGCCTTAAAGACGCCATAACAAAGGAGGCTGAGAAACTCGGCATACAGATCGCCTCAGCCCAAGGCTACGACCCAGACCCTAAGGCCTTCGCCACCGCGATTCCAGAAGTTGTTAGAAAGCTCTCAGCCGCCCTCGGCCAGCCGAGTAACGACTCCGCCGTGATATTCCTCGTGTTTGAAGACGACGGCGTGGTGGCTATCCAGTCCGCGGCGCAGGACCCCGTCCTCGGCAAGATCAAGTGGATCGGCACAGACGGCATTGCCTACAGCGACGCCTTGATTAAGCAGGTGGGGAGAGAGATGGCGGATCACAAGATGCTCGGCACCATCGCCGCCCCCGACCCCAACGACCCCAAGTATCTGGAGTTTAAGAAGGAGTATAGGGCTAAATACGGCAAAGACCCAGTTGCCTACGACGCATACGGCTACGACGCCGCCATGATGCTGATGCAGATAATCTGCAAGACGGGGACAGACGACCCGGAGAAGGTGCGCGCCGCTCTAGAGCAGTGGGGCAGAGATGGCACATACCAAGGCGCCACAGGCAAGGTATATCTAGACCAGGCGGGAGACCGCGCCTACCCCAACTACGTGATATGGGGCGTCGCCGTCGTCAACGGCACAGCTAAATACGTAGACGCCGCCTACTACTACGGCACCGAGAGGAAGATCACGATCTTTGATCAGGGCAAGTCTCTCTTCCGGTAA
- the pyrE gene encoding orotate phosphoribosyltransferase: MIARLVELGVVKFGLFKLSSGLESPYYVDLRLVLGDPQLLKWAVERYRAVVERLDFDIVAGVATGGIPYASILGFLLGKPVSYVRPEAKGHGLGRQIEGAEVRGRRVVVVDDVLTTGKSVVGAVNALKNAGASVAGVVVFLDREQCGAGHVSAATGVPVYSVYKMGELLEALKPYIGEGHYRAVLEYLSSWRC; the protein is encoded by the coding sequence ATGATCGCCAGACTGGTGGAGCTGGGCGTTGTTAAGTTCGGGCTGTTTAAGCTGTCCAGTGGACTAGAGAGCCCGTATTACGTGGATCTGCGGCTTGTCTTGGGGGACCCCCAGCTACTTAAGTGGGCTGTGGAGCGCTACAGAGCCGTGGTAGAGCGGTTGGATTTCGACATAGTTGCGGGGGTCGCAACTGGGGGAATTCCGTACGCCTCTATACTGGGGTTCCTGTTGGGCAAGCCGGTCAGCTATGTGAGGCCGGAGGCTAAGGGCCATGGGCTGGGGCGTCAGATAGAGGGGGCGGAGGTGCGGGGCAGAAGGGTGGTTGTAGTCGACGACGTTTTAACCACCGGCAAGAGCGTGGTGGGCGCCGTCAACGCGTTGAAAAACGCGGGGGCCTCCGTGGCTGGGGTGGTGGTTTTCCTCGATCGAGAGCAGTGCGGAGCTGGTCATGTCAGCGCGGCGACGGGGGTCCCTGTATACAGCGTGTACAAGATGGGGGAGTTGCTTGAGGCTCTCAAGCCCTACATAGGCGAGGGGCACTACCGAGCTGTCTTGGAATACCTCTCCTCATGGCGTTGTTGA
- a CDS encoding ABC transporter ATP-binding protein, with protein sequence MSEVLRVEGLEAGYGKFRVLFGVDLVVNSGEIVVLLGPNGAGKSTLLNSVVGMADVYSGRITLMGTNVVGKPPHEIMKMGVAYVMQSPNNFGTPNIFGELTVYENLVAASTGVPKAEVFKRMEDVYAVFPKLRELRDRKAKFLSGGERQMLAIGMGLMKSPRLLMLDEPTAGLAPKLVSDFFHTIRDIRDKFGISILLVEQNAKKALEIGDRAYVLVTGRIKYSGSAKSLDEEKLAALFLGG encoded by the coding sequence ATGTCGGAGGTCTTGAGGGTTGAGGGCCTTGAGGCTGGTTACGGGAAGTTTCGCGTTCTCTTTGGAGTTGACTTGGTGGTGAACTCTGGGGAGATCGTGGTGTTGCTTGGGCCTAACGGCGCTGGGAAATCCACTCTGTTAAATAGCGTTGTCGGGATGGCGGACGTCTATTCGGGCCGTATAACGTTGATGGGCACCAACGTAGTGGGGAAGCCCCCGCATGAGATCATGAAGATGGGGGTTGCCTACGTCATGCAGTCGCCTAATAACTTCGGCACACCGAATATATTCGGCGAGCTGACCGTATATGAAAATCTAGTGGCCGCCTCCACAGGCGTTCCCAAGGCTGAGGTCTTCAAGAGGATGGAGGACGTCTATGCCGTGTTTCCAAAGCTGAGGGAGCTTAGGGATAGGAAGGCCAAGTTTCTCTCCGGCGGCGAGAGGCAGATGCTGGCAATAGGGATGGGGCTTATGAAAAGCCCAAGGCTGTTGATGCTGGACGAGCCGACTGCGGGCCTAGCGCCTAAGCTCGTCTCCGACTTCTTCCACACGATCAGAGATATAAGGGATAAGTTCGGCATATCCATCCTGTTGGTTGAGCAAAACGCCAAAAAAGCTCTGGAGATCGGAGATAGGGCGTACGTGTTGGTAACTGGAAGAATTAAGTACAGCGGTAGCGCCAAATCTCTAGACGAGGAAAAACTCGCGGCGCTGTTTCTGGGGGGCTGA
- a CDS encoding ABC transporter ATP-binding protein, with the protein MLILSAQGVVKKFGSFRALDGVDVEVERGKVTLIIGPNGSGKTTFVNVVTGVYKPDGGKLLYYTKEGKAVDITGLPSHKIFETGIVRTFQIPQVFQRLTVLENLLVVARGQRGEGLLPALARNWVREEEELARRAFRILKAVRLADKWDRPAYLLSAGEMKLLELARALMAGADLIILDEPIAGVPVDQAHEVFKTVRDINQSQSVTFLVIEHRIDIAFRYVDYVYAMASGRVIARGLPDEVASDPKVKEVYIGR; encoded by the coding sequence ATGCTTATTTTGTCGGCGCAGGGTGTAGTTAAGAAATTTGGCTCATTTAGGGCGCTGGACGGCGTCGACGTTGAGGTAGAGAGGGGGAAGGTGACGCTGATTATCGGACCTAACGGCTCTGGGAAGACAACGTTTGTGAATGTGGTGACAGGTGTGTATAAGCCTGATGGCGGAAAGCTACTCTACTACACAAAGGAGGGCAAGGCGGTGGATATCACAGGGCTCCCCTCTCATAAGATCTTCGAGACTGGCATCGTAAGGACTTTCCAGATCCCCCAGGTGTTTCAGAGGCTGACGGTGTTGGAGAATCTCCTTGTTGTTGCCAGGGGACAGCGCGGCGAGGGGTTGTTGCCGGCGTTGGCAAGAAACTGGGTGAGGGAGGAGGAGGAGCTGGCCCGTAGGGCGTTTAGGATACTCAAAGCTGTGAGGCTCGCGGATAAGTGGGATAGGCCCGCCTATCTGCTCTCGGCCGGCGAGATGAAGTTGCTGGAGCTCGCGAGGGCGTTGATGGCCGGGGCCGACCTGATAATTCTTGACGAGCCGATCGCCGGCGTCCCAGTCGATCAAGCTCACGAGGTTTTTAAAACGGTGAGAGATATCAACCAGAGCCAGTCTGTCACCTTCCTCGTGATTGAACACAGAATCGACATAGCCTTTAGATATGTAGACTATGTATACGCCATGGCCAGCGGCAGGGTTATAGCTAGGGGGCTCCCCGACGAGGTCGCCAGTGATCCAAAAGTAAAAGAGGTGTACATCGGGAGATGA
- a CDS encoding branched-chain amino acid ABC transporter permease, whose protein sequence is MGLFGVDYNTLASAIIFSNIYVLLSLGLNLTYITTKIPSFAHGDLATVGAYISYFAIYFLLMPYLSQLGIPVNVYLTFPLVALAGGAVAVLSYLLVFRPMIKRGAGITPLMIASFGLHFVIFASVALAADYVQSRYGVLTRNVLLSRWELIWPGTDFLTSSLINTTLSVVVTTALLYVLLYRTRYGVIMRASIDNLYLARAVGINVERVFAVAWLLIGAVTGIAGVYMAMYYPMSEELGWLRLALVFVASVVGGLSNIYGAVLGGYVVGLSMVLGAAYILTPLNIPTEFQLAIPFAFVIAILLFAPQGLVGVISQALQRARG, encoded by the coding sequence ATGGGGCTTTTCGGCGTGGATTACAATACCTTGGCGAGCGCGATTATTTTCTCAAATATCTATGTATTGTTGAGCCTGGGCCTTAATTTAACATATATCACCACGAAGATACCCTCTTTTGCCCACGGCGATTTGGCGACGGTCGGCGCATATATAAGCTACTTCGCTATTTACTTTCTGCTCATGCCATACCTCTCGCAGTTGGGTATCCCAGTAAATGTGTATCTGACTTTCCCGCTGGTTGCCTTGGCGGGAGGTGCCGTGGCGGTATTAAGCTATCTCCTGGTGTTTAGGCCTATGATCAAGAGGGGTGCCGGCATCACGCCGCTTATGATCGCGTCTTTTGGACTTCACTTCGTCATATTTGCCTCGGTGGCCCTCGCGGCGGACTATGTCCAGAGCAGATACGGCGTTCTCACGAGAAACGTTCTACTCTCTAGGTGGGAGCTCATCTGGCCGGGCACCGACTTCCTCACGTCGTCCCTAATTAACACGACTTTGTCTGTTGTCGTCACTACGGCGTTGCTGTATGTCCTGCTGTATAGAACCAGATACGGCGTTATCATGCGGGCTAGCATTGATAACCTGTATCTGGCTAGGGCGGTGGGTATAAACGTTGAGAGGGTGTTCGCCGTTGCTTGGCTTCTCATCGGCGCCGTCACCGGCATCGCAGGCGTCTACATGGCGATGTACTACCCAATGTCGGAGGAGTTGGGGTGGCTGAGGCTTGCGCTTGTGTTTGTGGCCTCGGTGGTGGGGGGCCTGTCAAACATCTACGGCGCTGTGTTGGGCGGCTATGTGGTCGGGCTAAGCATGGTGCTTGGAGCCGCCTACATACTGACACCGCTTAACATTCCGACCGAGTTCCAGCTGGCTATACCTTTCGCGTTTGTGATAGCTATTCTGCTGTTTGCGCCGCAGGGTCTCGTGGGAGTGATATCCCAGGCGTTGCAGAGGGCAAGGGGATGA
- a CDS encoding ABC transporter substrate-binding protein encodes MSRVYIVALAVVLLIAVGVLLSMQKPATAPTSTTTQNATKVFKLGALLPLTGGFSSYAKLAQCAAELAVDDLNAEYASRGYRFELYVEDTQLDPNVALQKLQALYAKGVHAVHAGLTSREASGEKPFADKNKIVLFSAWSTSSLLAIPNDWLYRIVGTDAKQIRAIGAIIKELGVKKVAIVYRKDPYGEGLYQELQKEAARRGFQVVAAESYDPDPKAFTEAAPQAVRAISAKVRDLVGPDFALVVVSFEDDGQVVLRAIGQDPVLSKARLIGTEGMAFSPVLLQSGGDVMAAGRIIGTANWALPTTPEYKEFYRKFKAKCGAEPITPAPQSYDVIKMLGEIMATIGTDDPDKVRATLEQWGREGRYRGATGVVLLDENGDRANPNFLLWGVALKNGTAAYIEVGYYNFDNDSIVFTTEGRQYFRG; translated from the coding sequence ATGTCTAGGGTATACATAGTTGCGTTGGCAGTAGTGTTGTTGATCGCGGTGGGAGTCCTCCTATCAATGCAGAAGCCGGCCACGGCGCCGACGTCTACGACGACGCAGAACGCCACAAAGGTGTTTAAACTTGGCGCTTTGCTCCCGTTGACGGGAGGCTTCAGTAGCTATGCAAAACTGGCGCAGTGCGCCGCGGAGTTGGCGGTAGATGATCTAAACGCAGAATATGCAAGCCGGGGCTACAGATTCGAGCTATATGTTGAAGACACGCAGCTAGACCCCAACGTGGCTCTTCAGAAGCTTCAAGCCCTATACGCCAAGGGCGTTCACGCGGTGCACGCGGGGCTTACGAGTAGGGAGGCCTCCGGCGAGAAGCCCTTTGCGGACAAGAACAAGATCGTGCTCTTCAGCGCGTGGTCCACCTCCTCCCTACTGGCGATACCTAACGACTGGCTGTACAGAATCGTGGGCACCGACGCCAAACAGATAAGAGCCATAGGAGCCATCATAAAGGAGCTGGGCGTAAAGAAGGTGGCCATCGTATATAGGAAGGACCCCTATGGGGAGGGCCTTTACCAGGAGCTCCAGAAGGAGGCGGCGAGGCGGGGCTTCCAGGTGGTAGCCGCCGAGTCCTACGACCCAGACCCCAAGGCGTTTACTGAAGCGGCGCCGCAGGCTGTAAGAGCTATATCGGCTAAGGTTAGGGATCTCGTGGGCCCAGACTTCGCCCTCGTCGTTGTCTCGTTTGAAGACGACGGCCAGGTGGTGCTCAGAGCTATAGGACAAGACCCAGTGCTTTCAAAGGCGAGGCTCATAGGGACAGAAGGCATGGCCTTCTCCCCAGTTCTACTACAGAGCGGTGGCGACGTAATGGCGGCCGGCAGGATCATAGGAACCGCCAACTGGGCGCTTCCCACGACCCCTGAGTACAAGGAGTTCTACAGAAAGTTCAAGGCTAAATGTGGCGCGGAGCCCATAACCCCAGCTCCACAGTCATATGACGTAATCAAGATGTTGGGCGAAATAATGGCCACGATAGGCACAGACGACCCTGACAAGGTACGCGCTACGTTGGAGCAGTGGGGCAGAGAGGGGCGCTATAGAGGCGCCACTGGGGTCGTCCTCCTCGACGAAAATGGGGATAGGGCGAACCCCAACTTCCTCCTCTGGGGCGTAGCTCTGAAAAACGGGACCGCCGCCTATATAGAGGTCGGCTACTACAACTTCGACAACGACTCGATAGTGTTCACCACAGAGGGGAGACAGTACTTCCGCGGGTAA